A genomic region of Christiangramia sp. OXR-203 contains the following coding sequences:
- a CDS encoding Fpg/Nei family DNA glycosylase translates to MPELPEVAYQKLYIDSTSLHQKIVKVDMGTDKIFQSPKKEFKDRLEGNEIKAVSQIGKYLFLELEEHGFLVVHFGMTGRMEFFQHDDVHKHAQLTLTFDNGGKLSFICPRKFGKLFLTDDIENFRKEKKLGPHATEVSEEEFIELFSNKKGNVKTALMDQAFIAGLGNLYVDEMLYQTGIHPKSKTENLKKKDLEALFKNMNIILETVTKSKTEGEQIPDSYLRNHREAGGDCPNGKAKIEMIKIGGRSTYFCPDCQEIR, encoded by the coding sequence ATGCCAGAATTACCAGAAGTCGCCTATCAGAAATTATATATTGATTCCACCAGTCTTCATCAGAAGATTGTAAAGGTGGATATGGGAACAGATAAGATCTTCCAGTCACCTAAAAAAGAATTCAAGGACAGACTTGAAGGAAACGAGATCAAGGCGGTTTCTCAAATTGGTAAATATCTTTTTCTGGAACTTGAAGAGCACGGTTTTCTGGTAGTTCACTTCGGAATGACGGGTAGAATGGAATTCTTCCAGCATGATGATGTTCATAAACATGCGCAGCTAACACTTACTTTCGACAACGGAGGTAAACTGTCTTTTATTTGTCCGCGGAAATTCGGGAAACTATTTCTTACTGATGACATAGAAAACTTCAGAAAAGAGAAGAAACTGGGACCGCATGCGACTGAAGTTTCAGAAGAAGAATTCATCGAGCTTTTCAGCAACAAAAAAGGCAATGTAAAAACTGCATTGATGGACCAGGCTTTTATTGCGGGTCTGGGGAATTTGTACGTAGATGAGATGCTTTACCAAACGGGAATTCATCCAAAATCAAAAACTGAAAACCTCAAAAAGAAAGATCTCGAGGCTTTGTTCAAAAATATGAACATCATCCTTGAAACGGTGACCAAGAGTAAAACCGAGGGCGAGCAGATCCCCGATTCGTATCTTAGAAATCATCGGGAAGCAGGTGGTGACTGTCCGAATGGGAAGGCTAAGATCGAAATGATAAAAATAGGAGGAAGGAGCACCTATTTCTGTCCGGACTGCCAGGAGATAAGATAA
- a CDS encoding S9 family peptidase, whose protein sequence is MKEKPGNTTLPSGKEELARLAALESGNYKYSVEDYFKTPEAFSFKLSPDGKYIGYMKRRASGERDLYLKEVASEKETLLKKQEEDLIRGFAWASKDRIVYMQDKGGDENYHVYGVDISGANDVDLTPYDGVRANILSSLKEDKDHMIIQMNKDNLQQEEPYLLNVNNGEITKLYTVKEGDDPVAGYNFDSKGNLRAITKIKDGVNTELLYKIDGEFKQLKYTDFSDAFSISSFNVDSENPDLAYVVSNLDGDRTEIQIYDLKQNKKIETIFSNETFDVSGLTLSRKRDYEIDYFSYTGEKTVVVPVSETYKKIYVRLKKEFGDKQFYTAGRTDDESKYMIAVTSDKIVGEYYLYDVEQDEVTLLYKLLPQLKPEDMASMKPITFESRDGKTIYGYITLPQDYKAGQKLPLIVNPHGGPQGIRDSWGFNPEAQLFTSRGYATLHVNFRISGGYGKEFLKAGFGEIGRKAMDDVEDGIDFVIDQGWVDKDKVAIYGGSHGGYAVLRGMTKTPEKYACGVDYVGVSNLNTFMQTIPPYWEKYREIMYKIWYNPDNPEEQAIMNEISPALHVDKIKRPLFVVQGANDPRVNIDEADQIVESLRARGVEVPYMVKYDEGHGFGKEENRLDLYKAMMGFFAEHLKDKEVSPLKG, encoded by the coding sequence GTGAAAGAAAAACCAGGAAATACCACATTACCATCAGGCAAGGAAGAGCTAGCCAGACTGGCCGCCCTGGAATCTGGGAACTACAAATATTCAGTCGAAGACTACTTCAAAACTCCGGAAGCATTCTCATTTAAATTATCTCCAGATGGAAAATACATTGGATATATGAAACGAAGAGCTTCAGGAGAACGGGATTTATACCTGAAAGAAGTTGCTTCAGAAAAAGAAACATTGCTTAAAAAACAGGAAGAGGACCTTATTCGTGGGTTCGCCTGGGCGAGTAAAGATCGTATTGTCTATATGCAGGACAAAGGAGGCGATGAAAATTACCATGTTTATGGGGTGGATATTTCCGGAGCAAATGATGTAGACCTTACTCCGTATGATGGGGTGCGTGCCAACATCTTATCTTCTTTAAAAGAAGATAAAGATCATATGATCATCCAGATGAATAAAGACAACTTGCAGCAGGAAGAGCCTTATCTATTGAATGTGAATAATGGAGAGATCACAAAACTTTACACAGTAAAAGAAGGTGATGATCCAGTAGCAGGTTACAACTTTGACAGTAAAGGAAATCTTCGTGCAATTACAAAAATCAAGGACGGGGTTAATACTGAATTACTATATAAGATCGATGGTGAATTCAAGCAGTTAAAATATACAGATTTTAGTGATGCCTTCAGTATTTCTTCATTTAATGTAGATTCTGAAAATCCAGATCTTGCTTATGTAGTTTCCAATCTGGATGGTGATAGGACCGAAATACAGATATATGATCTTAAGCAGAATAAGAAGATAGAAACCATATTCAGTAATGAAACATTTGACGTTTCAGGGTTGACGCTGTCGAGAAAGCGTGATTACGAAATTGACTACTTCAGCTACACCGGTGAAAAAACCGTAGTGGTTCCTGTAAGTGAAACCTATAAAAAAATCTACGTAAGACTAAAAAAGGAGTTTGGAGACAAACAATTCTATACAGCTGGCAGAACAGATGATGAAAGTAAATATATGATCGCTGTGACCAGCGATAAGATCGTTGGCGAGTATTACCTGTACGATGTGGAGCAAGACGAAGTAACTTTGCTATATAAGTTATTACCGCAATTAAAGCCGGAGGATATGGCCTCTATGAAGCCGATCACTTTTGAAAGCCGGGATGGCAAAACCATTTATGGATATATCACGCTTCCGCAAGACTATAAAGCGGGACAGAAATTACCACTTATAGTGAATCCTCATGGCGGCCCGCAGGGAATTAGAGATTCCTGGGGTTTTAATCCTGAAGCTCAGCTTTTCACCAGTCGTGGTTATGCTACCCTTCATGTGAATTTTAGAATTTCGGGTGGGTACGGAAAAGAATTTTTAAAAGCTGGGTTTGGCGAAATAGGCCGTAAAGCAATGGATGATGTCGAAGATGGAATAGACTTCGTGATCGATCAGGGGTGGGTAGATAAAGACAAAGTTGCTATTTACGGTGGAAGTCATGGTGGTTATGCGGTGCTTCGCGGAATGACCAAAACTCCTGAGAAATACGCCTGTGGTGTGGATTATGTGGGAGTAAGCAATCTAAACACATTCATGCAAACCATCCCGCCATACTGGGAAAAATACAGGGAGATCATGTACAAGATCTGGTATAATCCAGACAATCCTGAAGAACAGGCTATCATGAATGAAATTTCACCTGCCCTGCATGTGGATAAAATCAAAAGGCCACTGTTCGTAGTGCAGGGTGCAAATGATCCACGGGTGAATATCGATGAAGCAGACCAGATCGTGGAAAGCTTGAGAGCACGCGGAGTGGAAGTGCCTTATATGGTAAAGTATGATGAAGGCCACGGTTTTGGGAAGGAAGAAAACCGACTCGATCTTTACAAAGCCATGATGGGCTTCTTTGCGGAACATCTAAAAGATAAAGAAGTTAGTCCGTTAAAGGGTTAA
- a CDS encoding HD domain-containing protein: protein MTEELLIEHTIAYVKETLQNAEGGHDWFHIERVYKNSLNIAASEEANLLVVKLGALLHDIADSKFHGGDDTVGPAKARDFLETQKVSEAIIDHVVKIIENISFKGGNVQQQFRSIELDIVQDADRLDALGAIGIARTFNYGGFKNRPLYDPEIKPNLNMSKEEYKASLAPTINHFYEKLLLLKERMNTATGRKIAEQRHAFMKVFLDQFYAEWDGKK from the coding sequence ATGACCGAAGAATTGCTGATCGAGCATACGATCGCTTATGTGAAGGAAACATTGCAAAATGCTGAAGGTGGTCACGACTGGTTTCATATTGAAAGAGTTTATAAGAATAGTCTGAATATTGCAGCTTCAGAAGAAGCAAATCTTCTTGTCGTGAAATTAGGTGCATTACTTCATGATATTGCCGACTCTAAATTTCATGGTGGAGATGATACCGTTGGCCCGGCGAAGGCAAGAGATTTCTTAGAAACTCAAAAGGTTTCAGAAGCTATCATAGATCACGTCGTGAAGATCATAGAGAATATTTCTTTTAAAGGCGGAAATGTTCAACAGCAATTTCGATCTATCGAACTTGATATCGTTCAGGATGCCGACAGGCTGGATGCACTTGGAGCTATTGGGATCGCCAGAACTTTCAATTATGGTGGCTTTAAGAACAGACCACTTTACGATCCGGAGATCAAACCTAACCTGAATATGAGCAAGGAAGAATATAAGGCTTCCCTGGCTCCTACCATCAATCATTTTTATGAGAAACTTCTCTTGCTTAAAGAGCGTATGAATACGGCTACCGGTAGAAAGATCGCTGAACAGCGTCACGCTTTTATGAAAGTTTTTCTTGACCAGTTTTATGCTGAATGGGATGGTAAAAAATAA
- a CDS encoding lysophospholipid acyltransferase family protein — protein MEKILAYPLTVIFYFFFFLNLLLFHPIQWVCLKLGGYEAHKKSVDIFNLFLLRCLNLLGTTFDIQKPANIPTVRTVIFVSNHQGMYDIPPLIWYFRKHHPKFVSKKELGHGIPSISFNLRHGGSVLIDRKNRRESLQKMSAFGDYLKTTKRSAVIFPEGTRSRTGEPKEFRRNGMLMLFKKNPEALVVPITINNSWKLFKYGNFPMGIGVNMTLKAHDPIEISSMDAESLIAKIERTIIADIK, from the coding sequence ATGGAAAAAATTCTTGCTTACCCGCTTACGGTAATTTTCTATTTCTTCTTTTTTCTGAATTTACTCCTTTTTCATCCTATCCAGTGGGTATGCCTGAAACTTGGAGGATATGAAGCACATAAAAAAAGCGTGGATATCTTCAATCTTTTCCTCTTACGTTGCCTGAATCTTCTGGGAACTACTTTCGATATTCAGAAACCTGCAAATATACCAACAGTTCGCACAGTGATCTTTGTTTCCAACCACCAGGGAATGTATGATATTCCACCACTTATCTGGTATTTTAGAAAACATCATCCAAAATTCGTTAGTAAAAAAGAATTAGGTCACGGTATTCCAAGTATTTCCTTCAATTTAAGACATGGCGGTTCAGTACTAATAGATCGCAAGAACAGAAGAGAATCGCTGCAAAAAATGTCGGCATTTGGAGATTATCTAAAAACTACAAAACGATCTGCTGTTATATTTCCTGAAGGAACGCGTAGTAGAACTGGAGAACCCAAGGAATTTCGAAGAAACGGGATGTTGATGCTTTTCAAAAAGAATCCGGAAGCACTCGTAGTTCCAATTACCATCAATAATTCCTGGAAACTTTTCAAATACGGAAATTTCCCGATGGGGATTGGCGTAAATATGACCTTAAAAGCACATGACCCAATAGAAATATCCTCTATGGATGCTGAAAGTCTTATTGCCAAAATTGAAAGAACCATTATTGCAGATATTAAATGA
- a CDS encoding BrxA/BrxB family bacilliredoxin — MYPADLVKPMREDLTSIGFEELHTVEDVEQAMEKKGTTLVVVNSVCGCAAANARPGARMSLQNSKKPDNLVTVFAGVDKEATDKARDLMVPFPPSSPSMALFKDGELVHMLERHHIEGRPADMIAENLIGAYNEFC, encoded by the coding sequence ATGTATCCAGCAGATTTAGTAAAACCAATGAGAGAGGATCTTACTAGTATTGGTTTTGAAGAGTTACACACAGTAGAAGATGTTGAGCAGGCTATGGAAAAGAAGGGAACTACTCTGGTAGTAGTGAATTCTGTTTGTGGTTGTGCAGCAGCGAACGCAAGACCGGGAGCTAGAATGTCTTTACAGAATAGCAAAAAACCAGATAATCTGGTAACTGTTTTTGCAGGTGTAGATAAAGAAGCAACAGATAAAGCGAGAGATCTTATGGTACCATTCCCTCCTTCTTCGCCATCTATGGCATTGTTCAAGGACGGTGAATTAGTACACATGCTAGAGCGTCACCATATTGAAGGTCGCCCTGCAGATATGATCGCTGAAAATCTTATTGGAGCTTATAACGAGTTCTGCTAA
- a CDS encoding TerB family tellurite resistance protein, with amino-acid sequence MIKWLAAVLGYMYFRFPGAILGFIVGSLLDNYIRTSGGLFKSMAGGQKQTVSPGDFELNLLSLSSIVIKADGNVSQQELDYVRAYFIQAYGKERANATFRTFNEVVKNRQVSAYNISRYLAARTKYPTRLQIIHFLFGIAQADGRVSEAEAVIIKEIAGHLQIGARDFESIKAMFFKSTNSAYTILEIEKSATDAEVKKAYRTMAKKYHPDKLGDMDEAYKKGAEEKFRKVQDAYEQIQKERGL; translated from the coding sequence ATGATCAAATGGCTTGCCGCAGTTCTGGGATATATGTACTTCAGGTTTCCCGGTGCTATTCTTGGATTTATAGTAGGTTCCCTGCTGGATAATTACATACGCACCTCTGGTGGTCTGTTTAAATCCATGGCTGGTGGACAAAAGCAAACAGTTTCACCTGGAGACTTTGAACTTAATTTACTTTCCTTAAGTTCCATTGTGATCAAGGCAGACGGGAATGTCTCCCAGCAGGAACTTGATTATGTTCGCGCGTATTTTATACAGGCTTATGGAAAAGAGCGTGCGAATGCCACTTTTCGAACTTTCAACGAAGTAGTTAAGAACAGGCAGGTTTCGGCTTATAATATTTCCAGGTATCTCGCTGCAAGAACAAAGTATCCAACCAGGCTTCAAATTATTCATTTTCTCTTCGGAATTGCCCAGGCCGATGGTCGCGTGAGTGAAGCTGAAGCGGTTATCATTAAAGAGATCGCCGGTCATCTTCAAATTGGAGCCAGAGATTTTGAAAGTATCAAGGCAATGTTCTTTAAAAGCACTAATAGCGCTTATACGATTTTGGAAATCGAGAAATCTGCGACAGACGCTGAAGTAAAAAAGGCTTACCGAACCATGGCGAAAAAATACCATCCAGATAAATTAGGAGACATGGATGAAGCCTATAAAAAAGGAGCTGAAGAGAAATTTAGAAAAGTTCAGGACGCCTACGAACAGATTCAGAAGGAACGCGGACTTTAA
- a CDS encoding thioredoxin family protein: MKFSVILAALLFVLSAETSAQKRSEVEWLTFEQLYDSLLQQPKTVFIDFYADWCAPCKRMDEEVFSSEVIQKRLRKDYYAVKFDVESEDTIRFGDQVFINERLNRRNPVHQIALLMARRKNRPFSLPAMVFLDENFKATARYFQYLNKEQFLEILEN; this comes from the coding sequence ATGAAGTTTTCGGTAATCCTTGCTGCTCTACTCTTTGTTCTTTCTGCGGAAACTTCAGCACAAAAGAGGTCTGAAGTAGAATGGCTCACTTTTGAACAGTTATATGATTCCCTTCTGCAGCAACCTAAAACGGTTTTTATAGACTTTTATGCCGACTGGTGTGCACCCTGCAAAAGAATGGATGAGGAAGTTTTTTCTTCCGAAGTGATTCAGAAGCGATTGAGAAAAGATTATTACGCAGTAAAATTTGATGTGGAAAGTGAGGATACTATCCGCTTTGGGGATCAGGTGTTTATAAATGAACGACTAAACCGAAGAAATCCAGTTCACCAGATCGCTCTGCTCATGGCCAGACGAAAGAACAGGCCATTTTCGCTACCGGCAATGGTATTTCTGGATGAAAATTTCAAAGCCACGGCAAGGTATTTTCAATATCTCAACAAAGAGCAGTTCCTGGAAATACTGGAGAATTAA
- a CDS encoding TonB-dependent receptor — protein sequence MRIISFLLFGIISISSFSQDSEITGTISSSEGTVAFASIYTSDESYGTSADENGDYSLKLPAGEYKVIVKSQGYRTVYRNIKLVKGKKILNIEMEIDPNGLDEIVVTGTRTAKRRTDSPVIVNLIDSETLEQVVATDLSDGLRFQPGLRIEKDCQTCNYTQLRMNGLQGGYSQILVNGRPIFSPLTGLYGLEQIPVNMIERIEVVRGGVSALYGSSAIGGTVNVITKIPKKNSYSLSYTFENIDGDANQDILNGNATVVSKDYKAGANFFVNRRTRELYDANGDNYSELPELKDNAFGVNAFYLPTEDSKINLSLSSLYEYRYGGEMVEGPAYLAQQSEERTHNVLMGSLDYQVNFNDDKSSVILYYGGQSTKRDHYTGIIPDDEIEKQQFFTNPPYGTSEVETHQGGGQFNQRIDNFLGGTTTLTTGAEFVYDDVYDIIPSYNYLIDQTTRNFGAFFQNDWDVTENLNFLSGFRVDKHNLVDDAIVSPRLSLLYKLKETTQFRLGWGTGFRAPQAFDTDLHIAFAGGGISRISLAEDLFEERSNSFTASINYDRATEHFIWGYTLEGFYTKLNDAFYLFPLGEDQFGERFEKRNGAGATVKGLTLETRANFDYLFELEAGFTLQSSKFEEPVENIEGLEAKRDFLRTPNDYGYATLTYTPGKRFNASANLVYTGEMDIVHFAGEGTGQDVDEYNITPSFAELSLRLGYNIPLDRVNSNMEIFGGVKNVTNAYQDDFDIGKNRDSNYVYGPGNPRSVFIGLKIESL from the coding sequence ATGCGGATAATATCCTTTCTCCTCTTCGGAATTATATCCATTTCCAGTTTTTCCCAGGATTCTGAAATCACCGGAACCATTAGTTCTTCTGAAGGTACCGTGGCGTTTGCCAGTATCTATACTTCAGATGAATCTTATGGTACAAGTGCAGATGAAAATGGTGATTATAGCCTGAAGCTTCCTGCTGGTGAGTATAAGGTAATCGTAAAGTCCCAGGGATACAGGACAGTTTACAGGAATATCAAGCTCGTAAAGGGAAAAAAGATTCTTAACATCGAAATGGAAATAGATCCAAACGGACTGGACGAAATTGTAGTTACCGGGACCAGAACTGCTAAAAGACGTACAGATTCTCCAGTGATCGTAAATCTTATTGATAGTGAAACCCTGGAACAGGTCGTTGCAACAGACCTTTCTGATGGGTTGCGCTTTCAGCCGGGGCTGAGAATTGAAAAAGATTGCCAGACCTGTAATTACACCCAACTAAGAATGAATGGATTGCAAGGCGGATACTCACAGATCCTGGTGAACGGTCGTCCAATCTTTAGTCCGTTAACCGGTTTATATGGTCTGGAACAAATTCCAGTAAATATGATCGAGCGTATAGAGGTTGTTCGCGGTGGAGTTTCAGCGTTATATGGTTCCAGCGCCATTGGTGGGACAGTCAACGTAATTACCAAAATTCCGAAGAAAAATTCATACAGTCTTAGCTATACTTTCGAGAACATTGATGGCGATGCAAACCAGGATATTCTAAACGGAAACGCTACGGTAGTCTCCAAGGATTATAAAGCTGGAGCAAATTTTTTCGTTAATAGAAGAACCCGGGAATTATATGATGCGAATGGCGATAACTATTCTGAATTGCCGGAACTTAAGGACAATGCTTTTGGGGTTAATGCTTTTTATCTTCCAACTGAAGATTCCAAGATCAATTTAAGCCTGAGCAGTTTGTATGAATACCGTTATGGTGGTGAAATGGTGGAAGGCCCCGCATATCTGGCTCAACAGAGTGAAGAGCGAACTCATAATGTTCTAATGGGAAGCCTTGATTACCAGGTAAATTTTAATGACGACAAGAGTTCGGTTATCCTCTATTATGGTGGTCAATCTACAAAGCGGGATCATTATACCGGGATCATTCCAGATGACGAAATCGAAAAACAGCAGTTTTTTACCAATCCTCCTTACGGAACTTCAGAAGTGGAAACGCACCAGGGAGGTGGACAATTTAATCAGCGAATCGACAATTTTCTTGGCGGAACCACTACCCTTACTACGGGAGCAGAATTCGTATATGATGATGTGTACGATATCATCCCTTCTTACAATTACCTCATCGATCAAACGACCAGAAATTTTGGAGCATTCTTTCAAAATGACTGGGATGTCACCGAGAATCTCAATTTCCTTTCGGGTTTTAGAGTCGATAAACATAATCTGGTAGATGATGCAATTGTGAGTCCGCGTCTTTCGTTGTTGTATAAACTGAAAGAAACCACGCAGTTTAGACTGGGATGGGGAACAGGTTTCCGTGCTCCGCAGGCTTTTGACACAGATCTGCACATCGCATTTGCCGGCGGCGGAATTTCTAGAATTTCACTGGCAGAAGACCTGTTCGAAGAGCGAAGTAATAGTTTCACTGCATCTATTAATTACGATCGAGCTACCGAGCATTTTATCTGGGGTTATACCCTGGAAGGTTTTTATACAAAACTGAACGATGCCTTTTATTTATTCCCATTAGGAGAGGATCAGTTTGGTGAACGTTTTGAAAAACGTAATGGTGCGGGCGCTACTGTGAAAGGGTTAACACTGGAAACCAGGGCTAATTTTGATTACCTATTTGAACTGGAAGCAGGATTCACACTACAATCCAGCAAATTTGAAGAACCTGTTGAAAACATAGAAGGACTGGAAGCGAAAAGAGATTTTCTTCGTACACCAAACGATTATGGCTACGCAACGCTTACCTACACTCCAGGCAAACGCTTCAATGCAAGTGCTAACCTCGTTTATACAGGAGAGATGGATATTGTACATTTTGCCGGGGAAGGAACCGGACAGGATGTAGATGAATATAATATCACGCCCAGTTTTGCTGAGTTAAGCTTGCGTTTGGGTTATAACATTCCACTGGATAGAGTGAATTCCAATATGGAGATCTTTGGTGGGGTCAAAAACGTGACCAATGCTTACCAGGATGATTTTGATATCGGGAAGAACCGTGATAGTAATTACGTATACGGACCTGGGAATCCGCGTTCTGTATTCATAGGTCTCAAAATAGAATCCTTATAA
- a CDS encoding metal-dependent transcriptional regulator, giving the protein MFSLSEENYLKAIFHLQNSYKNGVSTNALAEDMQTKASSVTDMIKRLSEKGLVNYRKYQGVKLSEVGRAAAIEVIRKHRLWEVFLVEKLNFNWDEVHEVAEQLEHIKSEKLTAELDRFLGFPQRDPHGDPIPDSEGNFSVANRVLLSELETEETGICVGVKDSSTEFLQYLDKNNISLGATVTVKQKEEFDQSMLIEMDDNELIISNQISTNLYIKTT; this is encoded by the coding sequence ATGTTTAGCTTATCTGAAGAGAATTATCTAAAGGCCATATTTCATCTGCAGAATTCCTATAAAAATGGGGTAAGTACGAATGCACTTGCCGAAGACATGCAAACCAAAGCCTCCTCGGTGACCGATATGATCAAGAGACTTTCAGAAAAGGGCCTGGTGAATTACAGGAAATATCAGGGTGTAAAACTTAGTGAAGTGGGTAGAGCTGCCGCAATAGAAGTGATTCGAAAGCATCGCCTGTGGGAAGTATTTCTCGTGGAAAAGCTCAATTTTAATTGGGATGAGGTGCATGAGGTGGCAGAGCAGCTGGAGCATATAAAGTCTGAAAAGCTAACTGCAGAACTTGACAGGTTTCTGGGATTCCCACAGCGAGATCCACATGGAGATCCTATTCCAGATTCAGAAGGGAACTTTTCCGTAGCTAACCGCGTCTTACTATCTGAACTTGAAACTGAAGAAACCGGGATTTGTGTGGGAGTGAAAGATTCGTCTACAGAATTTTTACAATACCTGGACAAGAATAATATTTCTCTGGGAGCGACCGTAACGGTTAAGCAAAAAGAAGAATTTGATCAATCAATGTTGATCGAAATGGACGATAATGAGTTGATAATCTCAAACCAGATCTCAACCAACTTATATATAAAAACAACTTAG
- a CDS encoding ZIP family metal transporter produces the protein MEALISYFEQLDPVLAALYATLFTWGLTALGASLVFLFKGMNRAFFDGMLGFTGGVMVAASFWSLLAPGIEMSPGEGFEKTIPALVGFGLGALFIFGLDKVLPHLHVNFKMSEAEGVKTPWHKSVLLTLAITLHNIPEGLAVGVLFGGVAAGFEGASIGGAVALAIGIGLQNFPEGFAVAMPLRRQGLSRWKSFNYGQLSAIVEPFAAVLGAWAVMTFEPILPYALCFAAGAMIFVVVEEVVPEAQQGDFTDISTLGFIGGFMVMMTLDVGLG, from the coding sequence ATGGAAGCATTAATTAGCTATTTCGAACAATTGGATCCGGTACTTGCAGCATTATATGCGACCCTTTTTACCTGGGGGCTTACGGCGTTAGGAGCATCGCTGGTTTTCCTGTTTAAAGGGATGAACCGTGCATTTTTTGATGGAATGCTAGGTTTTACCGGTGGTGTCATGGTTGCAGCGAGTTTCTGGAGTTTGCTGGCTCCAGGAATCGAGATGAGTCCCGGCGAAGGATTTGAAAAGACCATCCCTGCGCTGGTAGGATTTGGGCTGGGAGCACTGTTCATCTTTGGTTTGGATAAGGTACTTCCCCATTTGCACGTAAATTTTAAAATGAGTGAAGCTGAAGGGGTCAAAACTCCGTGGCATAAATCTGTATTATTAACGCTGGCGATCACCCTGCACAATATTCCCGAAGGTCTTGCCGTAGGTGTTCTGTTTGGTGGTGTTGCCGCGGGATTTGAAGGTGCCAGTATTGGTGGTGCGGTTGCATTGGCCATTGGTATTGGATTGCAGAACTTCCCTGAAGGATTTGCAGTAGCCATGCCTTTAAGAAGACAGGGATTGAGCCGATGGAAAAGTTTTAATTATGGTCAGCTTTCTGCGATCGTCGAGCCTTTTGCAGCGGTACTTGGTGCCTGGGCCGTAATGACCTTTGAACCAATTTTACCGTATGCTTTATGTTTTGCTGCGGGTGCGATGATCTTTGTAGTGGTAGAGGAGGTGGTGCCGGAAGCACAGCAGGGAGACTTTACCGATATTTCAACTCTTGGATTTATTGGAGGTTTCATGGTAATGATGACGCTGGACGTAGGTCTCGGTTAG